Below is a window of Spirochaetae bacterium HGW-Spirochaetae-1 DNA.
GCGGAAGATCGGATTCATCTTTCAGGCTTATAATCTTATTCCGGTGCTCAATTCCATCGAGAACGTGGAATATGTTCTACTGCTTCAGGGCGCCGATAAGAGTGAGCGCCGGGACCGCGCCGCGGCCATGCTGAAAGAAGTGGGGCTTGAGAAGGAGATGTTCCGGCTTCCCAAAGAACTTTCGGGCGGACAGCAGCAGCGCGTGGCTGTGGCACGGGCCATTGTATCGGAACCCGAGATCATCCTGGCCGACGAGCCCACGGCCAACCTGGACCAAAAGACCGGCGCTGCTCTACTGGACCTCATGCATGATCTGAACCATCGTAAAAATATCACCTTTATTTTTTCCACTCATGACAGCATGGTCATGGAACGGGCAGAGCGGCTCATCTACCTCATTGATGGCGCCGTTAAGGAGGATACGGTGCGCCAGGGCTTCGGTATAAAGAATTCATAATCGTCGGGATATGCTTTGGCGGTGCTGAAAGAAAGAGGCGCGAAGAGCGTGATAAGGGATATCGATAGATTAAACTAAAAGAGAATAGGGAAATGTGTAACGGGATAAAGACAGGAAAAAAGGTCTGTGAGTATAGTGTTATTTTTTTAATACTATTGATGATATTTTTAACGGCCGTATTGCCCGCTGCGTCGGCGGCGGAAAAAAATGACGAAGTTGTTTCGTATGAGGCGGCCATGGAGGATGTTACCGGAGAGAAAGGCTGGCAGTATAAAATGACCGGCCAGTACAAGGACCTCTTCACGTACCAGAAGGTCGATGAGTATTACGGCACCGGATTTTTCCCTTCTGGTGAAAAGGGACTGGCGGCGAACCTGAAGAGGCTGCGCCTCTCACCGGAGGTGACCTGGGGAACCATGCTGCTTCTGCATGTTGATTACGACAATGAAATAATGGTAAGCAGCTATACCGGCAGCCATGAGTTCGATGCC
It encodes the following:
- a CDS encoding macrolide ABC transporter ATP-binding protein, whose protein sequence is MDKIIIKNLTKDYKTDGITVQAIRGIDLTVQEGEFSAIAGPSGSGKTTLLNIIGGLDRPTEGTVQVGDRLLGECSDRELSDIRLRKIGFIFQAYNLIPVLNSIENVEYVLLLQGADKSERRDRAAAMLKEVGLEKEMFRLPKELSGGQQQRVAVARAIVSEPEIILADEPTANLDQKTGAALLDLMHDLNHRKNITFIFSTHDSMVMERAERLIYLIDGAVKEDTVRQGFGIKNS